The genome window CTCtaatctctctctcactgtgacTGAGTGACCTTGAGAGGAATGTAGCTTGTTGTTGTAATGAATACCTCTGAGACTGAATGGAGACAAGGAGTGGGGGGTGGTGTTTCCCAGCCCAGGCAGCATTGTACAggagctgagtgtgtgttgttggtTAAAACTCAGCAGCCAATAGCAGAGGTGTAAAACAGAGCCCTCCCCTCTGtaagagaagtgtgtgtgtgtgtgtgtgtgtgtgtgtgtgagagagagggttGGTGGGTTTTCGACTCTTCGGGGGGTTTCCCAGCATTCCAGTCAGCCATGTTATTATTCCTAAAGAGAGCTACGAGCTTGGTGACTCGTTTCTCCTGTTACCACGACAACACTCTTTAAACAGTTAGAAAACCAGTAAGCCTCACCAAGTTCCTGGTAGTCTTCATCAGCTCTGAGGTTTCAGGAAACAAACATGTCCCTCACGTCTCCTGTCAGGAAGTCTGCAGGGAGGAAGAGGTTTTACTGCAATTTGTCGAAGCTTTTAAGTACAAGGTAACACAGCAACTATTAGCAACTATTTGTTTTAGAAAGTGACATTGTTGATGGACATGTGTTTGACAGTCTGCTCTTGTCATAACtggtgattgtgtttgtgtttcctccCTGAGATTTATTCATGAGCAGAAATATTTGACACCATTTGGCACAAAGTCTAGCCCTGAAGGCAACTGATGCAGAAAAAGCAGGGTTTACCAGTTAATTGTTAATTgaaattgatatttaaaatgctACACATTCTGAACAACCAGCATGATATGAGTAGGGTCTATAGACATGTTCGCATGCTTCtttagtttgtgtatgtgtggagtATTTACAAGCTTAGCCAAAAGGGGCAGACTTTGGCCCAATAATCTCTGACTGCTAATGGCATTTAGCCACAACCGAAAAGGTTCATTCCAAAATCACTGTAGCGACAACAACAATGGCAGGTATTTAGAAGCGGGTAGTTGTGGACGGGCtcagtattttatatttattgcgTTTTACCATTAAAGCTTTCGTCTATTACTGTTGTGATTTGCAGCTGCTTCAGAGTTTGTGACGTCCATTTACTGTAGGTATATGCTTAGTTAACTGTAAGTAAACCTCCACCCTAACACTTGTTTTGCTGAGTGTGTCTAGGTAAAGTAGTGACTACTTGTTGCTACTTTACCTAGCAAATGTCAAGGGGCCCCTCTCTTTACTGTTGCTCAACAGAAAGTGGATCCTGCAAAACAGTAAGACTTAATTGACAAGTTCTTCTTccaggaaatgtaattttttgaGAGGTCAAGTCAAACTCCTGACCTTAATCCTAAACAGATGCTGTGGAAGGACCTGAAGCAGGCAGTTCATGTAGGATCTCAAACAACATCCCTGAGTTGAGGCGGTTCTTTAAAGTGGAACTAAAATGCCCCCAAGCTGATGTGCAGGGCTGAAAACCatttaaacaattataaaatatagaaaaactCCTAAATTTCAAGCATCACTGCACAGATTATATAaccttaaaataatattaaaaatctaattcaaaaatcttattatattttgtctttagAAATAGAAACTACTACTGCCTCTCTTTAGATCTGAAACCCAAATCATCTTTGACTTCATTATCTTATTTGAACATTACAATGGTAAAATCAGATTTCTTTCATCCAAAAAATGGAGCACCTCTGTCTTTTTCAGGGACACTTATTCATGCTTTTACTACATCCAGACTCCATTAGTGCAATAGCATCCTCATTGGCTCACCTTCAAAACTTCTGTTTCAGTGTCCGTAAAAGCTCCGTAATTAATTATTGACTACACATTTCTCTCTGCCTCATCaatattgaaatgtatttatttatttaggctTTGCAATTAAATGAACCTTTTTCATAAATATCATTGTGTCTTTAAACAATTtaccataaaaataatttcaaatagGCTTTGACAAAGCTGTAGACATGTTTGACTGGCTGGTTCCTATGTGacagccccccccacccccaccccaaccccccGCTGGAGCTCTGCTTTAAACAAAGACTTGTTTAAAATCCCAGGACATCACTGCTTCAGGTGTTTGCCATTGCTTGTGTTGTCCAGGTGAACACTCCATCTGGGAGCTCttgtctctttgtcttcctcccCTTTTCTACATCTCACCCGAAAGGAAGTGGATGTTGAGACGTCTGTCCAGGTAACAAAAGCTGTCCCACATCCTGTTGCTTTGTCAGGTCAGATTGTTATTCTTTGGACAGACAGATGAAAAAGTTTGTGTCCTGTAGAGACTTATATTGGAGAAgtacttttgcttttattggagctgtttgttgttgttgcactgGTAACAGGGGGAGTGGCAAAGTGAGTTTCCTCACAGAATCATATGGCTCAGGTTGCTAATGGTGGTTTCACTATTTAATTGGCTcatttactgtgtattttttattttattgtcataaTTATCTTATAATTAATCATCTTTTTACAGTTCATTGTCACAAAGACTAATTTGTAATGTTATAATTAGTCTGAATTGGATCGGAAGGTTAGCCAGTTTATGATGATGTGGCTCTCAGATTTGCTCCTGTCTCCTGGTTGGGAACGCGGTTGGTGTGTGTTCTCGCGGTCACGTGCTCCCTTGTCGGCCCCACACCAGCTGTTTCCCACCTGATAATAATTACGGGGTTCAGGTCACTGTTTGCTactcttccttccttcttttctgTAATGTCTTCTTTGCCTCTTTCTTTTATGTCTGTGGCTTACTTACTTGTGGAGGGTGTTGATCATCCTCTGGACATCTGTCAAATCAGCAGATTTCCCCATGATTGTGGGTGCATGCAGAGAACCTGATAGAGAAATGCActattgcattatttattttgcatgatTATTAATATATGCAaactcaaaataattttttttgtccttgcgGCCTACCCCGTgggttcagggtcaccacagtggatcattgtccgcatgttgatttggcactgtttcttacaccggatgccctccctgaggcaaccctccctaatttctaccaggcttgggaccggcactgcgcagctggggatggggatgggctgttgggggttcagtgtcttgtccagggacacgGTCGGGAAGACCAGGACGCAAACCCGTCACTCTACTAAAACAGCCACTGCCGCCCCTAATTTGTGTAGTTTCTAAATAAGTGAAACTAAATCATAAAAAggctttaaataatttacatgcAATAAATCTAGAATGCATCAgtttgacattattttttttattacatggaaaaaacatttcttaatatTAAGATGCACTACTAATAATTTCTCCAGTGGGTTCTGGCTCTGCCACTGGGGCTCCCACCAGCTGGGCATTCCTGGAACACCTTTATTCAAAGAAGTCATTCTGATGATGTCCGAACCTCCTCAGCTGGCTTTTATTGACACCCAGGAGCCAGCAGCTCTATTCCAAACTCCCTCTCAATGTCCTAACTCCACCTACAGAAGAAGCTCAGTTCAAATGCCTGCACTGCTGATCATATTCATTTGGTCACTACCCAAAGCTCATGGACATGGATAAGGGTGTGTTGTAGGTCTACTTGTTAGTTGGAAACTTTACTTGTGGTTTAGCAGAAAATACACTCCATATTATGCTATAAATCTTTTAATTTCTAGCTTTATGGGATTTTGAAATACACAAAGCTTTttcataacataaaaaatatagaagATGGAGAGTGGAGTATCTCAGTGAGGTTACATGTGTCAGTTGCGTCTCATCACATCACTGGTGTGCAGTCCTATGCCAAGTTCAGACTGCACAGTATAAGTCACCTGACAAACATAGTGTTAGACCAAAACAGATGTGCTGACACTCCAAAAACGTGTGTACTTTCTCTTTTTAAGTATGATATTTAAGTATGAAAACACAGGTGTGTTCAGGGAATGGTAACCAGCACAGTGCAAATCCtgcaaaaatctgtttttagcaacaatctgaaacatttaaacGTGACTTAATCAGTGGTAATATTGCACTgaatctgtttttgtctttatagtttttgttctttgtatttttgctgTGATCTTAATAAAACTGCAACACTCTTTAAATAATGAGTAGTAATTAATCCTAATTGCAGCGGTTTTGTTCACCTCAGTTTGAAGGATTTTCTATGTTGTAGTACTGCCATTTGCTGCTTAGACACATTTTTATCAATTCTGATTTCAACATACTGTACCAGGTATAGTTAGGGTTTAATGGTCATGACAGCAGATAGTTAAAAGAAGTGAGCTGTCATTCGGTCATCAAACATCTACCAGTGTCTTGGCTGTGTTACACTCTGATCATCTTGACGTGTTGACCTGTGTCTCTAAAGTTTATGACttctttacacatcttttaaCTACTCTGCCcttttctctgcctccctccTCCAGATGGAGTCTCCGGTGTCCaaccctgctcctcctcctctccatctcctCGCTCCCATCGTCAACAGTGACATCTCATCTCCCTGCGAGCAGATCATAGTTCGCACACGCTCAGTAGCAGTGAACACAGCAGACGCCTCACTGGCGACTGAGCCAGAGTGCCTGGGACCCTGTGAGCCAGGAACCAGCGTCAACCTGGAAGGCATTGTGTGGCAGGAGACTGAGGACGGTGAGTCAAACACTATCACATCCTGAAGCTAATGGACCAACAGTAAACAAGATAAATATCCTGTAACTGCAATATTGCCGTCCTGTCAGTGTCACAGTTTGTAGCTCTGTCTACAAGCAGAAATTTATGGTGACTAGCTACTTTTGTGTGAGTGCCACAGAAATATAAGTAATCAGTCATGTTTTGTTGCCCAGCTGTTTATTAAGGTAGACTGTCgagataaatacataaaataaatacaatacagaTAAATATACCAAAGGAtggctgattaaaaaatgttttttaaaaaagcctttATGTTTATCTGTGACTAATGTCCTTGTTCCACGATAGATTTTCATCAACATTCATCTTTACAGGTTTCTGTGTCAAAAAAGATTATGGAATAATGCAgttatataaacaaatacacaaagtaaTGATTTGTAACTGATGTTGTAGCAGCCAGTTTAAGGAGTTTGGCCTTAATGTTGTTGATGGTGCTACGTCCTATTGTCCATATTATACAGGGGTAATTTGCCTCTGGGAAAAGAATTAGTCGTCTCAGTCGTGTCAGTGACATTGCGAGATGATGTTTGCATATGTGCTGCAACTGGGCATCTCGCATGCGCCTGACATCACAAGCATGGTGAGAGGCCAAGCTTGCACGCTAAGAGAGCCTGGGCAAAATTtaattgtgggaaaaaaaagatgcatcTGCAACAAGAAAGTGTGGCAATATGAACAGAATTAGTTCTATTAAGCACAAGCAGCACCAACATTAGGAGACGATGGCAGATGCTGGAACAGTAACATAGTCCATCAGTGTAGAAGGGGCTtgtttgttgtggttttccctacagcaaaaacaagttattttatatttccacTTCAGATTTAGCCCCGCAACTGAACAGACAAGACAGTTCAGTAAGTCAGTATGGAGACAACTGGAGACAATGGTAACTGTTTTGGTAACTGGTAACTAATTGTGCTGCAAATCCGTAATTAAAGTTATTGTAAGAAAGTAAGGTGTCCTGATCCAgttcatcattattattattattattattattattaggtaTCTGCTGATTGATACCGATTCTGACCTGATACTAATATTTAGACATGTGACAGTAgatgttaatgttaataaatCAAGTATCAAATAGATTGAAGTAACATCTGTATAGTGTATTCAAACAACCTATTAGAAGCAGCAGATCCTGTTCCAAGTGTATCAGCTGTATAGTGTGAACTATGAGACaagcacacatttgttttcagtgaatAAAAAATGCTGAACTGCACACAGTTTACAAAACACTATCAGCCGCTGATCGAAAGTGTGAGCACATCTGATGATTTCAAGGCTGATTATTTGCTAAACAGTTGTTTTGAGAATCAAAGATGTAGTTTTAGAGTTTCTCAACCAAACACAGTTTAAAGGCAGCTTATGTTGGCAATTGTCTGGACTTGTgttgtaaatgttaaacatgCCCCCTGTATCACTGCCAGGTCTACTCAGTGTCATGTCAAGTTCACTGCCAACCTTTCTCAGTCTGCTCCTGTAGGCACCAGCCCATCTGTCAGTTCAAACACATTGTAAACGCTCTGTGGCCAGCGCTAAAAAAACCGACCTCTGCTCTCTATGGAAGGAAACATTTGCACACATGAGCTGCACACTGAACTTCTTCTGCAGCTGAGTCTTCAGACTGCTACTcggtctctctctgtctgttctcACACTTGCTGAGTTATTTAAGTGGCATGACCTCAGAAACCTGCTGGGTGTGATGTTGGTATGAAACTATTCAACATCTGCTGCCCACCAGGGAGGGAAGTCACATCTGACACGCCTGTTTCATGCTGCAGCAACACCCTCTGTGGGTTCCTGTTTCTCAAGCGTTCATTAAATGTACGTGTGTAGGTAAACTCTGTGTGTATCTTCCGGCAGGCATGCTGGTCGTCAACGTCACCTGGAGGAACAAGACGTACGTTGGAACCCTTCTGGACTGCACAAGACATGACTGGGCCCCACCAAGGTGAATCAAATATGTAAAAGTACACAGTTAATCAAACCATCTGATTTAACTTCAAATTTGTACCTCAGgttagttttaaaatgtgagtCATTTCTGCAAATGTATATGGTTTCTCTCTTTGGCCTGTGTTGTGTATACATGACAAAGAAATTGTCAGTCTTGGTTTATGGGCTTTCTCTAAACCTCCATTATGAAAACCAGCTTTTCCAACTACCTGACaattaagaaatcagctttcctgagaaagccaACTACaccctggttacttaagtaTATGTAAATTCCTACTCATTGCTGACTGACTCCACGTTTTTTCAGGTTCTGTGACTCTCCCACCAGTGATGTGGAGATGCGCAGCGGTCGCGGTCGAGGTAAGAGGATGCGTCCCAGCAGCAACACGCCACTGAATGACAACAGCAACTCCTCAGACAATAaaggcagcggcagcagcaaGACACGTGGAGCAGCTGCCAACAGCAAAGGGCGGCGCGGCAGTCAGATGGCTGGTGGCGCAGAGGATGTGAAGGCTAGTCCGTCATCTGCCAAGAGGAAGACCAAACCTGTGTCTGACATGGAGCCTACGTCCAGCTCAGAGGACACCAAAGCTTCAAAACGCATGAGAACCAACTCCACTGGTGCTGCCACACCCCTCCCTGGAGGTAAAAATGACTCCCTGCCTCCTCCTCAGCTGGATCGGACTTGTCCCTCCCCTGTACTGATTGACTGCCCCCATCCTAACTGTAACAAGAAATATAAGCACATCAATGGGCTGAAGTACCACCAGGCTCGTGCCCATAATGATGAGGATGTGCGATTGGATCAGGACGCAGACAGTGAATATGGGGATGACTCCAACCTCCATCCTGATTCTGCCGCCTGCAACGGTGCTGGCATCTCCCCAACACGCTCCACCACACCGAAAGGACGAGGCTTTGACGCACCCTCTCCTTCATCAGGGAAATTGAAGGGAAGGAAGAAGGGTGGGGAGGCTGAACCTGAAGTGACAGATGGTGGTGAAGAAGGGGGTTGTTTGACTGACGAGACCAGCAACGATGGGATGGATGATAGAAGAGCCAAGAAGATGGCGGCAGGGGGCAAGTCTGATAAACTGACCCAGAAAGGCTTGAAACCGACCCGTCCCGTGGCCCCCGCTGCACCCGGAGCCCCCTCACCCTACACTCCGCAGACATCCTCCCCTGCTTTGGGCTCAGTAGTACAGTCTGTCCCCAAGAGCCCACAGCTAAAGACCATCCAACCTAAACCGCCCCCTCTCGCTGACCTCGCCTCCAGCCCCGCTCTCACcaaggacaagaagaagaaggacaaaaagaagCGGGAAGGGGGTAAAGAGGGAGACAGTCCAAAGGCGATGGGTAAGGGTGGGAGGCCGGAGGAAGGGAAGAGCCCATACTCTGAGGCGTCAGACACTTTGCTAAATGGCTCCACAGAAGCTCACCAGAGCCGACTGGCCAGCATCAAGGCAGAGGCTGACAAGGTGTACAGCTTCTCAGACAATGCCCCCAGCCCTTCCATCGGCGTAGCCAGCAGGATTGAGGCTGGTGTTGCGACCCCTCTCCACCTTAACCAGAACGGAGCCGACAACGCCTCTGTCAAAACCAGCAGCCCAGCCTACTCTGACATCTCAGACGCGGGCGAGGATGGGGAGGGGAAGACAGAGGGGGTGAAGGTCAAAACTGAGCCCGACCAGGGGCTTCGTGAAGGGGCCAAGAAGGCTCTCTTCCCCCCTCAGGCCGCTAGTAAAGAATCGCCCTACTACACCAACTACGACTCATACTACTCCCCCACTTACCCCAACCCTAGCCCGGGTGCAGCCCCTGCAGCCCCCCCACATGTGGAGGGAGCTCAGGTGAAggtgaagaaggaggaggaggcagaggtggGCGAGGAGGGCAAACTGAAGGTAGAGCCCCAAGAGGAAAGGAAGGTGGAGCCGGGGACTCCGCAGCCATCAGTCATCCAGCAGCGCTCCAACATGTACACCCAGCCCCTTTACTACAACCAATATTATGCATCCTACCCCTACTCTCCTGACCAGGCCTACCACGCCCACCTGTTGGCCTCCAACCCTGCCTACCGGCAGCAGTACGAAGAGCGGCAGCGACAGGCTGACAAGAAAGCTGAGTGCAAGGAACGGGAGGTGGGAGGCAGAGATGAATGGAAGCAGAAAGCTTCAGTGCCCCCCACCTTGTCCAGAGCCCCCAGCCTCACTGACTTGGGCACCAAGGGAGGGCTGAACCCAGCCAAGCCCAAAGAACTCTCACTAACGTCAGAACAGACAAAGTCTGTTATTATGGCAAAAGGAGAGGACCTCAAGGCCCCAGTCCAGCCTGAGGGTCTGAAGATGAAGCTCAGCGAAGCAGGGCATCATGGGAAGGAGGAGGCCAAGCCAGTGGAGTCCAGCAGGCCAACAGGTGTAGAACCTGCTATGTGGTACAGACAGGTACGTGCATTTGTACAGTGTTGAGAGATTTGTCACATACTGGTGACCTTTGTGTTCTCTACTGATGAGCAATTGATGCTTTCTGAaaatttaaattagatttagTGCTGTTTTCATCAATAGCAGttgctgtttaaatgtttattgtatgTTTTGATACCAGGGCAAACGCTTTGTCTGGGTACCGTCAATAACATAAATTAAGGTTGTTGCATATTAGAACCTTGGTATCGACTTGGAACTGAAGTATGAGTTCTTATGACATCTTTGGTGTATTGTATTTTCTACAGTGTCCTAAACTATAGCAAGTGTGTTCACAACTATTACTTTTGTGTAATTTGACAACGATTATCACTAAACTGAATCAGTAGTAGTTAATTATTTGAATGAGTCAGACAACGAAAAAAAGAGATTCTTGGCCTATTTTGGCTGATTAtcaacattttagttttgtgcTTCGTCAAACGTTAAAATGCTGCAGAGAAAATGCAgtgattttatattaaaaatgtcaaggTAAACATGAAATCTATTATTAAAGTGTTATGACCTGTGTCCATATGATAGATACttacttttgaaatattttttatttatttattatttcaggtgaaatttaaaaagctttataAAGTGTACAGGCCTGCAATAATCAACATAAATCACAATACTAGTCTTGTTTCCTACAGGAGCCAGACTCACGCCTGTGGCCCTACGTCTACCCCAACAAATACTCAGAAGCTCCTAAACCTCACGAGGAGGACAGGTGGAAGGAGGAAAGGGAGAGGGAGCGTGACAGAAAGGGGAAGGAGGAGAGACCCCGTCCCAGGGAGGGCCCCCAGAAAGATGAAGCAAAGGAGGGAGCGGAGGGCAGAACTCAGCTGCCTCCAGAGGAGCACCGAGGAGCAGGAAAGGAGATGCGGCCCTCTCACATGCAGTTCTCCTCCCCCCTAGCCCAGCACCAGAGCTACATGTCCTACGTGCACGGACCTTACGCCTACAGCCAGGGCTACGAGCCGAGCCACCCTGGCTACAGGGGCATGCCCTCGGTCATGATGCAGAATTACCCCGGTAAGAAGAAGGTGTATTCTCTCTGGTGGTAACTGTGAGAAACACAGGTCAGTGCTGCAAACATTTAGTCCATTAGGTGACAGAAAATTTgatgaacatttaaacatggTATATGAACTTCTCTGGTGTCTTCCTGAAGCCCAGATGCAGTCCCCTTCCCGTGGTGTCGCAGCACcaatgcagtttgttttaacGCTGAACTAGCCTCCAGAAATCTAACAAGCAGTTCTCCTTTTAGCCACCAGGTGTCGCAATGTTGCTTCCTTATTCCCACAGTACTTAATCCTACTGTGGATGCATAAATAGGATCTTGGTGAACAGCAGttttaaatctgtttctgtcacacagctgctgtcataaccctgtgtttatATTTCATGTAAGATTTCCTACGATCTCATGACTCTACCCAGCCTCTTAAAACTTGACATTCTTATACAAATGGCAGCCAACATCGATGTTCTGTGGGGAAGGTGATGTGAAAACACTGCGGTTTGATTGGTCAGAGAGAAATGTCACTACCACTGTGTCCAAACTCGTCTTCTTAGTCTCATCATCTAAAACTAACTATGAAGAAGGTTTAAAACTTTACTGATATTcctgagtttttcttttttctcacgGTCATCAGCCTCTTCTGGAAAAAAGATACATTGATATACTAGTAGAAAACTAGGAATTAGAAAGCACATGTTGATCAGACAgcttacagtatgtacagtatcttATCTCTGTTCCACCATTGGGCCCTGAAAGATGGTGAAAATCTTTTTCTGAAAGATTAGTTTAACGAATTGACAGCAAAAAGCTGAATTGTCCGTCTTTCAGTTTATCGGATGTCGGGATTTTcagcatttctgtgttttatgtaattcatttattattttggccTCTGGGAAACTGTAATGGACACTTTCCTCACCATCCAATGAAAGACACCTGACAGGTTAATTGATGTAGGAAATAATCCTtaactgcagctctgcagtAAACGCAGATCACTCGAAGCTTTGACTAGGTTTCTTcccttaaagggagtttttcctctctactgtgGCCTAGtccttgttcaagggggaattgttgggttttctctacagaATAAcatcaagactataaagatgtataaagtgccttgagatgactttgttgtgaattggcgctatgtaaataaagttgaattgaatcaaTAATATTGATGGAATGCTATACATAAATATTCAAACTAATCTCTGATGATTAGATGAATACTGTTCGATTCTTTAGTTAGCGTCTGATTGCGGGAAGCTAACTAGCCCACATCTGTCTCTGCACAAATTTCGAACAAATGAGAAATGCAAAACCAAATGAATTCTTGGATTATAAGTCACTGGCTGAACTACTGCACAGATAGGATGACAGCAACATCCCTGTTTTTAACAACAGTTGGAGCAGAACAGGAGAGAATGGATCAGAGATTGAAAGATTTCCTAAAACTAATgccatttatttatgtagtgTAAAATATAATGTCAAATCCGGTTGTGTAATGACATAACTGGCCACAAAAActactttgttttttccctgCAAAGTTTGAATGAGATGTTCTGCTTTGTCTTCAGGCTCATACCTGCCGCCCAGTTACTCCTTTTCCTCATATGGAGGGAAGGTGGTGGctggagaggagggggagaagTCCTCCAGATCCAGTCCCACAGTGAAGCCCCCCGGTGAGGCCAAAGCTTTGGAGCTACTGCAGCAGCACGCGAGCCAGTACAAGAGTAAATCTCCGTCCATCCAAGACAACAAGAACCCACATGACCGGGAGagagataaagacagagagagggagggggaccGGCCGCGATCCTCCCCTTCTCAACGCATCCTTCCTTCCCACCACCACCTGGCATACCCGCTGCTGTCGGGACAGTACGACCTGTCCTACGGCTCAGGTGAGACTCATAAGAGAAAA of Channa argus isolate prfri chromosome 23, Channa argus male v1.0, whole genome shotgun sequence contains these proteins:
- the znf609a gene encoding zinc finger protein 609a isoform X2; amino-acid sequence: MSLSSGPAGGKGVDSNAVDTYDSGDEWDIGVGNLIIDLEADLEKDKLEMLSSKEGGMAAPPSTVAALPENIKFVSPVPAAQGKESKSKSKRSKNSKECVKAPVSDGAKKEVQGRTSGDPVPQNPNSTPTKGTDKSSKASRTLPAVKKDKDGVSGKTKKDKMEVGATVMVNTDKDSGAPRSGPFEGQQTPDLAAAEQLGNMALDSAGIGQPVTMTIEQEEVDGSDCRNLKKMVGEKMESPVSNPAPPPLHLLAPIVNSDISSPCEQIIVRTRSVAVNTADASLATEPECLGPCEPGTSVNLEGIVWQETEDGMLVVNVTWRNKTYVGTLLDCTRHDWAPPRFCDSPTSDVEMRSGRGRGKRMRPSSNTPLNDNSNSSDNKGSGSSKTRGAAANSKGRRGSQMAGGAEDVKASPSSAKRKTKPVSDMEPTSSSEDTKASKRMRTNSTGAATPLPGGKNDSLPPPQLDRTCPSPVLIDCPHPNCNKKYKHINGLKYHQARAHNDEDVRLDQDADSEYGDDSNLHPDSAACNGAGISPTRSTTPKGRGFDAPSPSSGKLKGRKKGGEAEPEVTDGGEEGGCLTDETSNDGMDDRRAKKMAAGGKSDKLTQKGLKPTRPVAPAAPGAPSPYTPQTSSPALGSVVQSVPKSPQLKTIQPKPPPLADLASSPALTKDKKKKDKKKREGGKEGDSPKAMGKGGRPEEGKSPYSEASDTLLNGSTEAHQSRLASIKAEADKVYSFSDNAPSPSIGVASRIEAGVATPLHLNQNGADNASVKTSSPAYSDISDAGEDGEGKTEGVKVKTEPDQGLREGAKKALFPPQAASKESPYYTNYDSYYSPTYPNPSPGAAPAAPPHVEGAQVKVKKEEEAEVGEEGKLKVEPQEERKVEPGTPQPSVIQQRSNMYTQPLYYNQYYASYPYSPDQAYHAHLLASNPAYRQQYEERQRQADKKAECKEREVGGRDEWKQKASVPPTLSRAPSLTDLGTKGGLNPAKPKELSLTSEQTKSVIMAKGEDLKAPVQPEGLKMKLSEAGHHGKEEAKPVESSRPTGVEPAMWYRQEPDSRLWPYVYPNKYSEAPKPHEEDRWKEERERERDRKGKEERPRPREGPQKDEAKEGAEGRTQLPPEEHRGAGKEMRPSHMQFSSPLAQHQSYMSYVHGPYAYSQGYEPSHPGYRGMPSVMMQNYPGSYLPPSYSFSSYGGKVVAGEEGEKSSRSSPTVKPPGEAKALELLQQHASQYKSKSPSIQDNKNPHDRERDKDREREGDRPRSSPSQRILPSHHHLAYPLLSGQYDLSYGSAIVASQQASAPSMYPPARR
- the znf609a gene encoding zinc finger protein 609a isoform X1 produces the protein MSLSSGPAGGKGVDSNAVDTYDSGDEWDIGVGNLIIDLEADLEKDKLEMLSSKEGGMAAPPSTVAALPENIKFVSPVPAAQGKESKSKSKRSKNSKECVKAPVSDGAKKEVQGRTSGDPVPQNPNSTPTKGTDKSSKASRTLPAVKKDKDGVSGKTKKDKMEVGATVMVNTDKDSGAPRSGPFEGQQTPDLAAAEQLGNMALDSAGIGQPVTMTIEQEEVDGSDCRNLKKMVGEKMESPVSNPAPPPLHLLAPIVNSDISSPCEQIIVRTRSVAVNTADASLATEPECLGPCEPGTSVNLEGIVWQETEDGMLVVNVTWRNKTYVGTLLDCTRHDWAPPRFCDSPTSDVEMRSGRGRGKRMRPSSNTPLNDNSNSSDNKGSGSSKTRGAAANSKGRRGSQMAGGAEDVKASPSSAKRKTKPVSDMEPTSSSEDTKASKRMRTNSTGAATPLPGGKNDSLPPPQLDRTCPSPVLIDCPHPNCNKKYKHINGLKYHQARAHNDEDVRLDQDADSEYGDDSNLHPDSAACNGAGISPTRSTTPKGRGFDAPSPSSGKLKGRKKGGEAEPEVTDGGEEGGCLTDETSNDGMDDRRAKKMAAGGKSDKLTQKGLKPTRPVAPAAPGAPSPYTPQTSSPALGSVVQSVPKSPQLKTIQPKPPPLADLASSPALTKDKKKKDKKKREGGKEGDSPKAMGKGGRPEEGKSPYSEASDTLLNGSTEAHQSRLASIKAEADKVYSFSDNAPSPSIGVASRIEAGVATPLHLNQNGADNASVKTSSPAYSDISDAGEDGEGKTEGVKVKTEPDQGLREGAKKALFPPQAASKESPYYTNYDSYYSPTYPNPSPGAAPAAPPHVEGAQVKVKKEEEAEVGEEGKLKVEPQEERKVEPGTPQPSVIQQRSNMYTQPLYYNQYYASYPYSPDQAYHAHLLASNPAYRQQYEERQRQADKKAECKEREVGGRDEWKQKASVPPTLSRAPSLTDLGTKGGLNPAKPKELSLTSEQTKSVIMAKGEDLKAPVQPEGLKMKLSEAGHHGKEEAKPVESSRPTGVEPAMWYRQEPDSRLWPYVYPNKYSEAPKPHEEDRWKEERERERDRKGKEERPRPREGPQKDEAKEGAEGRTQLPPEEHRGAGKEMRPSHMQFSSPLAQHQSYMSYVHGPYAYSQGYEPSHPGYRGMPSVMMQNYPGSYLPPSYSFSSYGGKVVAGEEGEKSSRSSPTVKPPGEAKALELLQQHASQYKSKSPSIQDNKNPHDRERDKDREREGDRPRSSPSQRILPSHHHLAYPLLSGQYDLSYGSAIVASQQASAPSMYPPARRHI